A single region of the Tachyglossus aculeatus isolate mTacAcu1 chromosome X1, mTacAcu1.pri, whole genome shotgun sequence genome encodes:
- the ODF3L2 gene encoding LOW QUALITY PROTEIN: outer dense fiber protein 3-like protein 2 (The sequence of the model RefSeq protein was modified relative to this genomic sequence to represent the inferred CDS: substituted 1 base at 1 genomic stop codon), whose amino-acid sequence MPPLYLVPFSPQFISLLFMPALPFFQPDGAPRQGALSLRGKPPAGRVIQVNYFALRDQGPVLEFEGIQSLSWGNLDTRESLCHQAQLVAASGVTMPISMAAVSLGGRGPTTIFQMGDRGQRKTSVIAALQTGPGPGRYNLPSTIGYVNHDWTKWASPAYSFHRRLSNGSESASSGAGPGPCYFVEPQITRFGRSSGPAYSMLARAKPRGLEQTPGAGSYSPEKVAPAIRPTPPSFTMGSRTRYRQVDPVPASSRYTLPALLGSRLATKPSSPSYTISGXTPKGSFSEDLSRSPGPGQYNSTDPNTYLRRRPAFSMLSRRSISPAMFQAPGPGAHNPERVTVHRARAPAYSLGIRHSEFINPLIVEGAREEETLPAIPLPTVFSTFLSSFWPPLAHDEPSVGCCPPVGDEQKCDLPGFPSPFFSSMILEDQRSKDQVGDLRLP is encoded by the exons ATGCCTCCCCTGTACCTGGTGCCCTTTTCCCCTCAGTTTATCTCTCTACTGTTCATGCCTGCCTTGCCTTTCTTCCAGCCG GATGGGGCCCCCCGCCAGGGGGCGCTGTCGCTCAGAGGGAAGCCTCCGGCGGGCCGAGTCATTCAGGTCAATTATTTCGCTTTGCGCGACCAGGGCCCGGTCCTTGAATTCG aAGGGATCCAGTCCCTCTCCTGGGGGAATCTGGACACAAGAGAGTCCCTATGCCACCAAGCCCAACTGGTAGCTGCCTCGGGGGTCACCATGCCCATTTCCATGGCTGCGGTcagcctggggggcagggg ACCGACCACCATCTTCCAGATGGGTGACAGAGGTCAGAGGAAAACTTCCGTGATCGCTGCCCTCCAGACTG GTCCTGGACCTGGACGGTACAACTTGCCCTCGACCATTGGCTATGTCAACCACGACTGGACCAAGTGGGCAAGCCCAGCGTACTCCTTTCACCGCCGGCTTAGCAATGGTAGTGAGTCTGCCAGCTCCGGAGCAGG cCCAGGGCCCTGCTACTTTGTGGAACCGCAAATCACCCGTTTTGGCCGGAGCAGTGGTCCAGCCTACTCCATGCTGGCGCGGGCCAAACCAAGGG GTCTGGAGCAGACGCCTGGTGCAGGTTCATACAGCCCTGAGAAAGTGGCCCCCGCCATCCGGCCAACACCCCCATCCTTCACCATGGGCTCCCGGACCCGCTATCGCCAGGTGGACCCCGTCCCGGCCTCCAGTCGCTACACCCTCCCAGCCCTATTGGGTTCCCGGCTGGCCACCAAACCCTCCAGCCCCAGCTACACCATTTCTGGCTGAACCCCAAAGGGCAGCTTCTCAGAAGACCTGTCCCGATCTCCCGGCCCGGGCCAGTACAACAGCACGGACCCCAATACCTACCTGAGGCGTCGGCCAGCCTTCTCCATGCTCAGTCGTCGCAGCATCTCCCCGGCGATGTTCCAGGCCCCGGGTCCCGGGGCCCACAACCCCGAACGGGTGACTGTTCACAGAGCCCGGGCCCCTGCCTATTCCCTGGGTATCCGCCACTCGGAATTCATCAACCCCCTCATAGTGGAA GGGGCCAGAGAAGAAGAGACCCTGCCTGCAATCCCCCTGCCCACTGTCTTCAGCACATTTCTGAGCAGCTTTTGGCCACCCCTGGCTCATGATGAGCCCTCCGTTGGCTGCTGCCCCCCTGTTGGAGATGAGCAGAAATGTGACCTTCCAGGCTTCCCGTCCCCATTCTTCTCCAGCATG ATCCTGGAGGATCAAAGATCAAAGGATCAAGTGGGTGACCTGAGGCTTCCTTAA
- the LOC119950152 gene encoding hippocampus abundant transcript 1 protein-like isoform X1: protein MTGEKKKKKRLNRSVLLAKKIITKDGGARQGIGEPSVYHAVVVIFLEFFAWGLLTTPMLTVLHQTFPQHTFLMNGLIHGVKGLLSFLSAPLIGALSDVWGRKSFLLLTVFFTCAPIPLMKISPWWYFAVISMSGVFAVTFSVIFAYVADITQEHERSTAYGLVSATFAASLVTSPAIGAYLSRAYGDTLVVVLASGVALLDIGFILFAVPESLPEEMRPVSWGAPISWEQADPFASLRKVGQDSTVLLICITVFLSYLPEAGQYSSFFLYLRQVIGFSSETVAAFIGVVGILSILAQTVVLGILMRSIGNKNTILLGLGFQILQLAWYGFGSQPWMMWAAGAVAAMSSITFPAISAMVSRNADPDQQGVVQGMITGIRGLCNGLGPALYGFVFYLFHVELNELVEVETLDKATKPNMANPSDERSIIPGPPFLFGACSVLLSLLVALFIPEHNNLMLRPGSHKKHSNGAQSHTHSPQAGGLEVKEPLLEDSSV, encoded by the exons ATGaccggggagaagaagaagaagaagcggcTCAACCGCAGCGTCCTGCTGGCCAAGAAGATCATCACCAAGGATGGAGGCGCC CGCCAAGGCATCGGAGAGCCCAGCGTGTACCATGCCGTGGTTGTGATCTTTCTGGAATTCTTTGCCTGGGGCTTGCTCACGACGCCTATGCTGACG GTGTTACACCAGACGTTCCCACAACACACATTCCTGATGAATGGCCTGATCCATGGAGTCAAG GGTCTGCTGTCTTTTCTAAGCGCCCCTCTGATTGGTGCTCTCTCTGACGTCTGGGGCAGgaagtccttcctcctcctcactgtgtTCTTCACCTGCGCGCCAATCCCACTCATGAAGATAAGCCCATG GTGGTACTTCGCCGTCATCTCCATGTCCGGTGTGTTTGCCGTCACCTTCTCCGTGATCTTTGCTTATGTAGCAGATATCACCCAGGAGCACGAGCGCAGCACAGCCTATGGCCTG GTTTCTGCCACCTTTGCCGCCAGCCTCGTGACCAGCCCGGCCATTGGGGCCTATCTCTCGCGTGCTTACGGCGACACGTTGGTGGTGGTGCTGGCCTCGGGGGTGGCCCTGCTGGACATCGGCTTCATCCTGTTCGCCGTGCCCGAGTCACTGCCTGAGGAGATGCGGCCAGTGTCCTGGGGAGCCCCCATTTCCTGGGAACAGGCCGATCCTTTTGCC tCTCTCCGCAAAGTGGGCCAGGactccacagtgcttctcatctgCATCACTGTTTTTCTTTCCTACCTCCCTGAAGCCGGCCAGTACTCCAGCTTCTTCCTCTACCTACGCCAG GTGATTGGCTTTTCGTCGGAGACAGTGGCGGCCTTCATCGGTGTGGTGGGGATCCTTTCCATCTTGGCTCAA ACAGTGGTGCTGGGGATCCTCATGCGCTCCATAGGAAACAAGAACACTatcctcctgggcctgggcttccAGATCCTGCAGCTCGCCTGGTACGGCTTCGGCTCGCAGCCTTG GATGATGTGGGCTGCTGGAGCGGTGGCGGCCATGTCCAGCATCACCTTCCCCGCCATCAGTGCCATGGTGTCCCGGAACGCAGACCCTGACCAGCAAG gtgTGGTTCAGGGGATGATCACAGGTATCCGGGGTCTGTGCAACGGGCTGGGGCCGGCCCTCTACGGCTTCGTCTTCtacctgttccatgtggagctgaACGAGTTGGTGGAGGTGGAAACCTTGGACAAGGCCACCAAGCCCAACATGGCCAACCCTTCAGATGAG CGGAGCATCATCCCcggcccccccttcctctttggAGCATGCTCGGTCCTGCTGTCCCTCCTAGTGGCCTTGTTCATCCCAGAGCACAACAACCTCATGTTACGACCGGGCAGCCACAAGAAACACAGCAATGGCGCCCAGAGTCATACGCATAGCCCCCAGGCAGGTGGCTTGGAAGTGAAGGAGCCCCTCCTGGAGGATAGCAGTGTATga
- the LOC119950152 gene encoding hippocampus abundant transcript 1 protein-like isoform X3: MTGEKKKKKRLNRSVLLAKKIITKDGGARQGIGEPSVYHAVVVIFLEFFAWGLLTTPMLTVLHQTFPQHTFLMNGLIHGVKGLLSFLSAPLIGALSDVWGRKSFLLLTVFFTCAPIPLMKISPWWYFAVISMSGVFAVTFSVIFAYVADITQEHERSTAYGLVSATFAASLVTSPAIGAYLSRAYGDTLVVVLASGVALLDIGFILFAVPESLPEEMRPVSWGAPISWEQADPFASLRKVGQDSTVLLICITVFLSYLPEAGQYSSFFLYLRQTVVLGILMRSIGNKNTILLGLGFQILQLAWYGFGSQPWMMWAAGAVAAMSSITFPAISAMVSRNADPDQQGVVQGMITGIRGLCNGLGPALYGFVFYLFHVELNELVEVETLDKATKPNMANPSDERSIIPGPPFLFGACSVLLSLLVALFIPEHNNLMLRPGSHKKHSNGAQSHTHSPQAGGLEVKEPLLEDSSV; encoded by the exons ATGaccggggagaagaagaagaagaagcggcTCAACCGCAGCGTCCTGCTGGCCAAGAAGATCATCACCAAGGATGGAGGCGCC CGCCAAGGCATCGGAGAGCCCAGCGTGTACCATGCCGTGGTTGTGATCTTTCTGGAATTCTTTGCCTGGGGCTTGCTCACGACGCCTATGCTGACG GTGTTACACCAGACGTTCCCACAACACACATTCCTGATGAATGGCCTGATCCATGGAGTCAAG GGTCTGCTGTCTTTTCTAAGCGCCCCTCTGATTGGTGCTCTCTCTGACGTCTGGGGCAGgaagtccttcctcctcctcactgtgtTCTTCACCTGCGCGCCAATCCCACTCATGAAGATAAGCCCATG GTGGTACTTCGCCGTCATCTCCATGTCCGGTGTGTTTGCCGTCACCTTCTCCGTGATCTTTGCTTATGTAGCAGATATCACCCAGGAGCACGAGCGCAGCACAGCCTATGGCCTG GTTTCTGCCACCTTTGCCGCCAGCCTCGTGACCAGCCCGGCCATTGGGGCCTATCTCTCGCGTGCTTACGGCGACACGTTGGTGGTGGTGCTGGCCTCGGGGGTGGCCCTGCTGGACATCGGCTTCATCCTGTTCGCCGTGCCCGAGTCACTGCCTGAGGAGATGCGGCCAGTGTCCTGGGGAGCCCCCATTTCCTGGGAACAGGCCGATCCTTTTGCC tCTCTCCGCAAAGTGGGCCAGGactccacagtgcttctcatctgCATCACTGTTTTTCTTTCCTACCTCCCTGAAGCCGGCCAGTACTCCAGCTTCTTCCTCTACCTACGCCAG ACAGTGGTGCTGGGGATCCTCATGCGCTCCATAGGAAACAAGAACACTatcctcctgggcctgggcttccAGATCCTGCAGCTCGCCTGGTACGGCTTCGGCTCGCAGCCTTG GATGATGTGGGCTGCTGGAGCGGTGGCGGCCATGTCCAGCATCACCTTCCCCGCCATCAGTGCCATGGTGTCCCGGAACGCAGACCCTGACCAGCAAG gtgTGGTTCAGGGGATGATCACAGGTATCCGGGGTCTGTGCAACGGGCTGGGGCCGGCCCTCTACGGCTTCGTCTTCtacctgttccatgtggagctgaACGAGTTGGTGGAGGTGGAAACCTTGGACAAGGCCACCAAGCCCAACATGGCCAACCCTTCAGATGAG CGGAGCATCATCCCcggcccccccttcctctttggAGCATGCTCGGTCCTGCTGTCCCTCCTAGTGGCCTTGTTCATCCCAGAGCACAACAACCTCATGTTACGACCGGGCAGCCACAAGAAACACAGCAATGGCGCCCAGAGTCATACGCATAGCCCCCAGGCAGGTGGCTTGGAAGTGAAGGAGCCCCTCCTGGAGGATAGCAGTGTATga
- the LOC119950152 gene encoding hippocampus abundant transcript 1 protein-like isoform X2, whose amino-acid sequence MEAPSELELVVRQGIGEPSVYHAVVVIFLEFFAWGLLTTPMLTVLHQTFPQHTFLMNGLIHGVKGLLSFLSAPLIGALSDVWGRKSFLLLTVFFTCAPIPLMKISPWWYFAVISMSGVFAVTFSVIFAYVADITQEHERSTAYGLVSATFAASLVTSPAIGAYLSRAYGDTLVVVLASGVALLDIGFILFAVPESLPEEMRPVSWGAPISWEQADPFASLRKVGQDSTVLLICITVFLSYLPEAGQYSSFFLYLRQVIGFSSETVAAFIGVVGILSILAQTVVLGILMRSIGNKNTILLGLGFQILQLAWYGFGSQPWMMWAAGAVAAMSSITFPAISAMVSRNADPDQQGVVQGMITGIRGLCNGLGPALYGFVFYLFHVELNELVEVETLDKATKPNMANPSDERSIIPGPPFLFGACSVLLSLLVALFIPEHNNLMLRPGSHKKHSNGAQSHTHSPQAGGLEVKEPLLEDSSV is encoded by the exons ATGGAGGCGCC atCTGAACTGGAATTGGTCGTG CGCCAAGGCATCGGAGAGCCCAGCGTGTACCATGCCGTGGTTGTGATCTTTCTGGAATTCTTTGCCTGGGGCTTGCTCACGACGCCTATGCTGACG GTGTTACACCAGACGTTCCCACAACACACATTCCTGATGAATGGCCTGATCCATGGAGTCAAG GGTCTGCTGTCTTTTCTAAGCGCCCCTCTGATTGGTGCTCTCTCTGACGTCTGGGGCAGgaagtccttcctcctcctcactgtgtTCTTCACCTGCGCGCCAATCCCACTCATGAAGATAAGCCCATG GTGGTACTTCGCCGTCATCTCCATGTCCGGTGTGTTTGCCGTCACCTTCTCCGTGATCTTTGCTTATGTAGCAGATATCACCCAGGAGCACGAGCGCAGCACAGCCTATGGCCTG GTTTCTGCCACCTTTGCCGCCAGCCTCGTGACCAGCCCGGCCATTGGGGCCTATCTCTCGCGTGCTTACGGCGACACGTTGGTGGTGGTGCTGGCCTCGGGGGTGGCCCTGCTGGACATCGGCTTCATCCTGTTCGCCGTGCCCGAGTCACTGCCTGAGGAGATGCGGCCAGTGTCCTGGGGAGCCCCCATTTCCTGGGAACAGGCCGATCCTTTTGCC tCTCTCCGCAAAGTGGGCCAGGactccacagtgcttctcatctgCATCACTGTTTTTCTTTCCTACCTCCCTGAAGCCGGCCAGTACTCCAGCTTCTTCCTCTACCTACGCCAG GTGATTGGCTTTTCGTCGGAGACAGTGGCGGCCTTCATCGGTGTGGTGGGGATCCTTTCCATCTTGGCTCAA ACAGTGGTGCTGGGGATCCTCATGCGCTCCATAGGAAACAAGAACACTatcctcctgggcctgggcttccAGATCCTGCAGCTCGCCTGGTACGGCTTCGGCTCGCAGCCTTG GATGATGTGGGCTGCTGGAGCGGTGGCGGCCATGTCCAGCATCACCTTCCCCGCCATCAGTGCCATGGTGTCCCGGAACGCAGACCCTGACCAGCAAG gtgTGGTTCAGGGGATGATCACAGGTATCCGGGGTCTGTGCAACGGGCTGGGGCCGGCCCTCTACGGCTTCGTCTTCtacctgttccatgtggagctgaACGAGTTGGTGGAGGTGGAAACCTTGGACAAGGCCACCAAGCCCAACATGGCCAACCCTTCAGATGAG CGGAGCATCATCCCcggcccccccttcctctttggAGCATGCTCGGTCCTGCTGTCCCTCCTAGTGGCCTTGTTCATCCCAGAGCACAACAACCTCATGTTACGACCGGGCAGCCACAAGAAACACAGCAATGGCGCCCAGAGTCATACGCATAGCCCCCAGGCAGGTGGCTTGGAAGTGAAGGAGCCCCTCCTGGAGGATAGCAGTGTATga
- the LOC119950152 gene encoding hippocampus abundant transcript 1 protein-like isoform X4 → MESRKSFLLLTVFFTCAPIPLMKISPWWYFAVISMSGVFAVTFSVIFAYVADITQEHERSTAYGLVSATFAASLVTSPAIGAYLSRAYGDTLVVVLASGVALLDIGFILFAVPESLPEEMRPVSWGAPISWEQADPFASLRKVGQDSTVLLICITVFLSYLPEAGQYSSFFLYLRQVIGFSSETVAAFIGVVGILSILAQTVVLGILMRSIGNKNTILLGLGFQILQLAWYGFGSQPWMMWAAGAVAAMSSITFPAISAMVSRNADPDQQGVVQGMITGIRGLCNGLGPALYGFVFYLFHVELNELVEVETLDKATKPNMANPSDERSIIPGPPFLFGACSVLLSLLVALFIPEHNNLMLRPGSHKKHSNGAQSHTHSPQAGGLEVKEPLLEDSSV, encoded by the exons ATGGAGTCAAG gaagtccttcctcctcctcactgtgtTCTTCACCTGCGCGCCAATCCCACTCATGAAGATAAGCCCATG GTGGTACTTCGCCGTCATCTCCATGTCCGGTGTGTTTGCCGTCACCTTCTCCGTGATCTTTGCTTATGTAGCAGATATCACCCAGGAGCACGAGCGCAGCACAGCCTATGGCCTG GTTTCTGCCACCTTTGCCGCCAGCCTCGTGACCAGCCCGGCCATTGGGGCCTATCTCTCGCGTGCTTACGGCGACACGTTGGTGGTGGTGCTGGCCTCGGGGGTGGCCCTGCTGGACATCGGCTTCATCCTGTTCGCCGTGCCCGAGTCACTGCCTGAGGAGATGCGGCCAGTGTCCTGGGGAGCCCCCATTTCCTGGGAACAGGCCGATCCTTTTGCC tCTCTCCGCAAAGTGGGCCAGGactccacagtgcttctcatctgCATCACTGTTTTTCTTTCCTACCTCCCTGAAGCCGGCCAGTACTCCAGCTTCTTCCTCTACCTACGCCAG GTGATTGGCTTTTCGTCGGAGACAGTGGCGGCCTTCATCGGTGTGGTGGGGATCCTTTCCATCTTGGCTCAA ACAGTGGTGCTGGGGATCCTCATGCGCTCCATAGGAAACAAGAACACTatcctcctgggcctgggcttccAGATCCTGCAGCTCGCCTGGTACGGCTTCGGCTCGCAGCCTTG GATGATGTGGGCTGCTGGAGCGGTGGCGGCCATGTCCAGCATCACCTTCCCCGCCATCAGTGCCATGGTGTCCCGGAACGCAGACCCTGACCAGCAAG gtgTGGTTCAGGGGATGATCACAGGTATCCGGGGTCTGTGCAACGGGCTGGGGCCGGCCCTCTACGGCTTCGTCTTCtacctgttccatgtggagctgaACGAGTTGGTGGAGGTGGAAACCTTGGACAAGGCCACCAAGCCCAACATGGCCAACCCTTCAGATGAG CGGAGCATCATCCCcggcccccccttcctctttggAGCATGCTCGGTCCTGCTGTCCCTCCTAGTGGCCTTGTTCATCCCAGAGCACAACAACCTCATGTTACGACCGGGCAGCCACAAGAAACACAGCAATGGCGCCCAGAGTCATACGCATAGCCCCCAGGCAGGTGGCTTGGAAGTGAAGGAGCCCCTCCTGGAGGATAGCAGTGTATga